A portion of the Stegostoma tigrinum isolate sSteTig4 chromosome 18, sSteTig4.hap1, whole genome shotgun sequence genome contains these proteins:
- the cpsf6 gene encoding cleavage and polyadenylation specificity factor subunit 6, whose product MADGVDHIDIYADVGEEFNQETEYSGHDQIDLYDDVISPSANNGDAPEDRDYMDSMPQSVSDDGGKTPNSLGPNIVYTYTGKRIALYIGNLTWWTTDEDLTEALHSMGITDLLEIKFFENRANGQSKGFALICVGSESSSKKLMDMLPKRDMHGQNPIVTPCNKQSLSQFEMQSRKSTQSGQMSGEGKAGPPGANSRLAFSQSGRGRGRFPPSGPGGDRFPGPSGPGGPPPFPGQGPPRPPPGPPGPPGPPGPPPPGQGLPPPLGGPPNRGDRPPPPVLFPGQPFGQPPMGPLPPGPPPPVPGYGPPPGPPPPQQGPPPPPGPFPPRPPGPLGPPISLAPPPHLPGPPPGAPPPAPHVNPAFFPPPTSNVIPSSDSRGPPPSDPYGRPPPYDRGDYGPAGRDMDSSRTPLSEAEFEEIMNRNRAISSSAISRAVSDASAGDYGSAIETLVTAISLIKQSKVSADDRCKVLISSLQDCLHGIESKSYGSGSRKRERSRERDHSRSREKSRRHKERSRSRDRHDDYYRERSRERERHRDRERDRDRERDREREYRHR is encoded by the exons GAGACAGAATACAGTGGTCATGATCAGATCGATTTGTATGATGATGTCATATCACCATCTGCCAATAATGGGGATGCACCAGAAGATCGTGATTACATGGATAGCATGCCACAGTCTGTTTCAGATGATGGTGGGAAAACTCCTAATTCATTGGGCCCAAATATTGTGTATACATATACTGGCAAGAGAATAGCTTTATATATTGGGAATCTGACgtgg TGGACCACAGATGAGGATCTGACTGAAGCTCTCCATTCAATGGGCATTACTGATCTTTTAGAAATCAAATTTTTTGAGAACCGGGCTAATGGACAGTCAAAAGG gTTTGCCCTCATTTGTGTGGGATCTGAAAGTTCATCCAAAAAATTGATGGATATGCTTCCTAAACGAGATATGCATGGACAGAATCCTATCGTCACACCATGCAATAAGCAGTCACTCAGTCAGTTTGAAATGCAGTCTAGAAAAT CTACTCAGTCTGGCCAAATGTCAGGTGAAGGGAAAGCTGGGCCGCCTGGAGCTAACAGTCGATTAGCATTTTCGCAGAGTGGAAGAGGACGTGGTCGTTTCCCACCATCTGGCCCTGGTGGGGACAGATTCCCAGGGCCTTCTGGACCAGGAGGGCCTCCACCTTTTCCTG GGCAAGGTCCGCCACGACCACCTCCAGGTCCTCCTGGTCCACCAGGCCCCCCGGGTCCGCCTCCACCTGGACAAGGTCTTCCTCCTCCATTAGGTGGGCCACCAAATCGTGGTGATCGTCCTCCACCCCCAGTTCTGTTTCCAGGGCAACCGTTCGGACAACCTCCCATGGGACCACTCCCTCCTGGTCCTCCCCCTCCTGTTCCAGGCTATGGTCCTCCTCCTGGGCCCCCCCCTCCTCAACAAGGACCACCTCCACCACCTGGACCCTTCCCACCACGTCCTCCAGGCCCACTTGGCCCACCAATTAGTCTTgctccacctccccatctccctgGACCACCTCCTGGTGCGCCACCTCCAGCCCCTCATGtaaatcctgctttcttcccaccaCCAACCAGTAATGTAATTCCCTCATCTGACAGCCGTGGACCGCCTCCGTCAGATCCGTATGGTCGCCCCCCGCCATATGATCGAGGAGATTATGGACCTGCTGGCAG AGACATGGATTCTTCAAGGACTCCACTGAGTGAAGCAGAATTTGAGGAAATTATGAATCGAAACAGAGCCATTTCGAGTAGTGCAATATCAAGGGCTGTGTCGGATGCTAGTGCTG gTGATTATGGGAGTGCTATTGAAACACTGGTTACAGCTATTTCTTTGATAAAGCAATCTAAAGTATCTGCAGATGACCGTTGCAAAGTTCTCATAAGTTCTCTACAGGATTGCCTTCATGGAATAGAATCCAAGTCATATGGTTCTGGGTCACG GAAACGTGAACGTTCACGGGAGAGGGACCACAGTAGATCAAGAGAGAAAAGCAGACGTCATAAAGAGCGCTCACGAAGCCGTGACCGACATGATGATTATTACCGTGAAAGAAGTAGAGAGCGGGAAAGGCATCGTGATCGTGaacgagacagagacagagagagagacagagagcgagagtatCGTCACCGTTAA